A window of the Acidimicrobiales bacterium genome harbors these coding sequences:
- a CDS encoding S24/S26 family peptidase: MLITSLGVVAFAAAIAAVWPTRFGGSAVFVVVRGESMEPTYHTGDLLYARASDDIGVGDIAVYETPAPDDTTSLVVHRIVAEYDDGTFGFQGDNRDSPDHHRPGRNEIVATPVANLGPFPTQLLIRLPFLLALVAAGTVTWALWPRSDEFDADDPTEAASTSADPTSIDAGDGGASLGERVSVTSSASSLAERLVAYHS; the protein is encoded by the coding sequence ATGCTCATCACCTCGCTCGGAGTCGTCGCGTTCGCAGCGGCGATCGCCGCGGTGTGGCCCACCCGATTTGGCGGCTCGGCGGTGTTCGTCGTCGTGCGGGGTGAGTCGATGGAGCCGACGTATCACACGGGCGACTTGCTCTACGCACGGGCGAGCGACGACATCGGCGTCGGCGACATCGCCGTCTACGAGACCCCGGCGCCCGACGACACCACGTCGCTGGTGGTGCACCGGATCGTCGCCGAGTACGACGACGGCACGTTCGGGTTCCAGGGCGACAACCGTGACTCACCGGACCATCACCGGCCCGGGCGCAACGAGATCGTGGCCACGCCGGTCGCAAACCTCGGGCCGTTCCCGACGCAGCTGCTGATCCGTCTCCCGTTCCTTCTGGCACTCGTGGCCGCCGGCACCGTGACGTGGGCACTGTGGCCACGCAGCGACGAGTTCGATGCCGACGATCCCACGGAAGCTGCCTCCACTTCGGCGGACCCGACTTCGATCGACGCCGGCGATGGTGGCGCCAGCTTGGGTGAACGGGTGAGTGTCACGTCGTCGGCATCATCACTCGCCGAGCGCCTCGTCGCCTACCACTCGTAG
- a CDS encoding mechanosensitive ion channel, whose translation MRFASTIATSAAPGSLPRLSLIFAQEETPVDALPSPDTFVEWSIGAAVLLTGFLVLHKLVSLIVRSTLRQPSMSRTVLVRTRAPIRVILIGSVLIWWVRHSSLQPETDASVIHASRIVVICGFGFLFVRLLGVVADGLVMKLPLDEADNLRSRRAQTQVSVLRRVGTVGIVVLTSGVVMWTFPEIRALGTSILASAGLIGVLAGVAARSTFGNLVAGLQIAFAEPIRLDDVVVVEGEYGTVEEITLTYVVVRAWDMRRLVIPSAYFVENRFENWTKTTSELIGSAHFHLDLTADVAAFRAEALRFISVRPEWNGDVAACHVVDTDLHALRVRVLASATDSALTFELRAAIREHMLHWLRENRPHDLPKVRGQLVDPDPRGTEG comes from the coding sequence GTGCGCTTCGCCTCGACCATCGCCACCTCCGCCGCGCCGGGATCGCTCCCGCGTCTGTCGTTGATCTTCGCCCAGGAGGAGACGCCGGTCGACGCACTCCCCTCCCCCGACACCTTCGTCGAGTGGTCGATCGGCGCCGCAGTCCTCCTTACCGGCTTCCTGGTCCTCCACAAGCTGGTCTCGCTGATCGTGCGCTCGACACTCCGTCAGCCGAGCATGTCGCGCACCGTACTGGTGAGGACCCGGGCGCCGATTCGGGTGATCCTCATCGGCAGCGTGCTCATCTGGTGGGTTCGGCACTCTTCCCTCCAGCCCGAGACCGACGCCAGCGTGATCCACGCCAGCCGCATCGTGGTGATCTGCGGCTTCGGGTTCCTCTTTGTTCGCCTCCTCGGTGTGGTGGCCGACGGCCTGGTCATGAAGCTGCCGCTCGACGAGGCCGACAATCTGCGATCACGCCGAGCACAGACGCAGGTCAGCGTGCTGCGTCGAGTGGGCACCGTCGGCATCGTCGTGCTGACCAGCGGTGTGGTCATGTGGACCTTCCCCGAGATCCGGGCCCTCGGCACCTCGATCCTGGCCTCGGCCGGTCTGATCGGCGTGCTCGCCGGTGTGGCGGCTCGGTCGACGTTCGGCAACCTCGTCGCCGGGCTGCAGATCGCCTTCGCCGAGCCGATCCGGCTCGACGACGTGGTGGTGGTCGAGGGCGAGTACGGCACGGTCGAGGAGATCACGCTCACCTACGTCGTGGTCCGGGCGTGGGACATGCGGCGCCTCGTCATTCCGTCCGCGTACTTCGTCGAGAACCGGTTCGAGAACTGGACCAAGACCACCTCGGAGCTGATCGGGTCGGCGCACTTCCATCTCGATCTCACCGCCGACGTCGCCGCGTTCCGGGCCGAGGCCCTGCGGTTCATCTCGGTCCGACCCGAGTGGAATGGCGACGTCGCCGCCTGCCATGTTGTCGACACCGACCTCCACGCCCTCCGGGTCCGAGTGCTCGCCAGCGCAACCGACAGTGCGCTCACGTTCGAGCTGCGGGCCGCCATTCGTGAGCACATGCTCCATTGGCTCCGGGAGAACCGACCACACGACCTGCCGAAGGTCCGAGGTCAGCTCGTGGATCCCGACCCCCGAGGGACCGAAGGCTGA
- the folP gene encoding dihydropteroate synthase has translation MLLELGTHRFDVTHRALVMGILNRTPDSFYDAGAYWGFDQFLAKAEQLVDDGADFLDVGGVKAGPGDEVSLEEELERVVPAIAALRERFDLPISVDTWRAEVLRESLAVGADVGNDISGFADPDYLAVAAAGDATVVATHIRLAPRVADPDPVYSDLVANVRDFLADRADQALAAGIRPTRIIVDAGLDLGKIRDQSIELLHRSDDLATLGYPLLLSASNKRFLFELLDTDRHDIAAGTMAAHVVGIAKGCRVLRAHDVRGSRRIADLMADVLRTPVRT, from the coding sequence GTGCTATTGGAGTTGGGCACCCATCGTTTCGACGTCACGCATCGGGCACTGGTGATGGGCATTCTGAACCGCACCCCGGACTCGTTCTACGACGCCGGGGCCTATTGGGGGTTCGACCAATTCCTGGCCAAGGCCGAGCAGCTCGTCGACGACGGTGCCGACTTCCTCGATGTCGGTGGGGTCAAAGCCGGCCCGGGCGACGAGGTGAGCCTCGAGGAAGAGCTCGAGCGGGTCGTGCCCGCGATCGCCGCCCTTCGAGAACGTTTCGACCTGCCGATTTCGGTCGACACCTGGCGGGCCGAGGTGCTGCGTGAATCACTGGCTGTCGGCGCCGACGTCGGCAACGACATCAGCGGGTTCGCCGATCCCGACTACTTGGCGGTGGCCGCTGCCGGCGACGCCACGGTGGTGGCGACCCACATTCGACTCGCCCCGCGTGTGGCCGATCCCGATCCCGTCTACTCCGACCTCGTCGCCAACGTGCGCGACTTCCTCGCCGACCGGGCCGACCAGGCACTGGCCGCCGGCATCCGCCCGACTCGGATCATCGTCGACGCCGGACTCGACCTCGGCAAGATCCGAGATCAGTCGATCGAGCTGCTGCACCGGTCCGACGACCTGGCCACGCTCGGCTATCCGCTACTGCTCTCGGCGTCGAACAAGCGGTTCCTGTTCGAGTTGCTCGACACCGACCGTCACGACATCGCCGCCGGCACGATGGCGGCGCATGTGGTCGGCATCGCCAAGGGCTGCCGCGTGCTGCGGGCCCACGACGTTCGTGGCTCGCGCCGGATCGCCGATCTGATGGCCGACGTACTGCGGACACCCGTTCGGACCTGA
- a CDS encoding DUF4214 domain-containing protein → MSARIAVPTRLKRAVAAATRPAIAALFTLATLISVAAPATPAGAADAPNVGFLTLSDGSVAVSTTSSSTAAIQRLYHGVLGREADAAGLLHWQTANMALEDIARDFVRSEEFISRFGSSNEAIIANLYRNVLQRDPDAAGLTYWANEITRNPVERIVVGFTESAEFVAIHPGSSTTTSEIRWNDQLTPAEAREMASRFFTGLRLEQALVIMECESQRHTTQVATNNHGSFSSYDIGLMQINNYYNGPEIKAAFAAAPADIAAIINAMGGGDEALLHPLVNLYMARWIVDHSDWRITGSSSFRNQRWGGWTCAAQLNPAEYWY, encoded by the coding sequence ATGAGCGCTCGCATTGCCGTACCCACTCGACTCAAACGCGCCGTGGCCGCCGCCACTCGCCCCGCCATCGCTGCCCTCTTCACACTGGCCACCCTGATCTCGGTCGCCGCTCCCGCCACCCCTGCCGGCGCTGCCGACGCCCCCAACGTCGGCTTCCTCACCCTCTCCGACGGCAGCGTCGCCGTGTCGACCACCTCCAGCTCGACCGCCGCCATCCAACGCCTCTACCACGGCGTTCTCGGACGTGAGGCCGATGCCGCAGGGCTCCTCCACTGGCAGACCGCCAACATGGCCCTCGAAGACATCGCGCGTGACTTCGTCCGCTCCGAGGAGTTCATCAGCCGCTTCGGCTCCTCGAACGAGGCCATCATCGCCAACCTCTACCGCAACGTCCTCCAGCGCGATCCCGACGCCGCCGGTCTCACGTACTGGGCGAACGAGATCACCCGCAATCCGGTGGAGCGAATCGTGGTCGGCTTCACCGAGTCGGCCGAGTTCGTGGCCATTCACCCCGGTTCCTCGACCACCACGTCGGAGATCCGCTGGAACGACCAGCTCACCCCGGCCGAGGCTCGCGAGATGGCGAGCCGCTTCTTCACCGGGCTTCGGCTCGAGCAGGCGCTCGTGATCATGGAGTGTGAGTCGCAGCGTCACACCACACAGGTCGCAACGAACAACCACGGCAGCTTCTCCAGCTACGACATCGGACTGATGCAGATCAACAACTACTACAACGGTCCGGAGATCAAGGCGGCGTTCGCTGCGGCGCCCGCCGACATCGCTGCGATCATCAACGCCATGGGCGGTGGGGACGAAGCGTTGCTCCATCCCCTGGTCAACCTCTACATGGCCCGGTGGATCGTCGACCACAGCGATTGGCGCATCACCGGCAGCAGCTCGTTCCGCAATCAGCGTTGGGGTGGCTGGACCTGCGCCGCCCAGCTCAACCCGGCCGAGTACTGGTACTGA
- the rpsT gene encoding 30S ribosomal protein S20, whose amino-acid sequence MANIKSQIKRNKQNEKRRLRNRAVRSELNTRAKTAAAAVGTENEAEALRMAIKKIDKATQKGVLHKNAAARRKSRLIARLRQQAAAEA is encoded by the coding sequence ATGGCCAACATCAAGAGCCAAATCAAGCGCAACAAGCAGAACGAAAAGCGCCGCCTGCGCAATCGCGCCGTCCGTTCCGAGCTCAACACTCGTGCCAAGACTGCGGCCGCCGCCGTCGGCACCGAGAACGAGGCCGAAGCCCTCCGCATGGCGATCAAGAAGATCGACAAAGCCACCCAGAAGGGTGTGCTCCACAAGAATGCGGCCGCTCGCCGCAAGAGCCGCCTGATCGCTCGCCTGCGTCAGCAGGCCGCCGCCGAGGCCTGA
- the lepA gene encoding translation elongation factor 4 yields the protein MERSKIRNIAIIAHIDHGKSTLADRMLEICGAVEKREMRAQYLDSMDIERERGITIKLQSVRLNYKDHIINLIDTPGHVDFGYEVSRSLVACEGVILVVDAAQGIEAQTLANTYLALENDLEIVPVLNKIDLPAAEPERYAAEIEKILGFPAEDVLQMSAKTGQGVEALLDAILERIPPPSGDENAPLQALIFDSHFDTYRGVVSSVRVVNGKLRTGDKLRFMQAGSSYDADEVGVRLPVSKPVKELGPGEVGYLIAGIKDVREARSGETITTFHDGAPEPLEGYREPQPMVFCGLYPVDGDDYDSFRDALDKLRLDDGSFTFDPETSTALGFGFRCGFLGLLHMEIVRERLEREFGLNLIATSPSVSYQITMLDGQERFIDNPSVLPPSGDWKQITEPYLRASMITPKEYTGTLMELCQSRRGRLERMEYLSPERLEIVYTLPLAEVVVDFFDQLKSRTQGYASLDYEPVDYEPGDLVRVDILFNGEQVDAFSTIVHRDSAYDYGKNITEKLKEIIPRQQFDVPIQAAIGGRIIARATVKAYRKDVTAKLYGGDVTRKNKLLNKQKEGKKRMKSIGRVDIPPDTFIRALRLDD from the coding sequence ATGGAGCGCTCGAAGATCCGCAACATCGCCATCATTGCGCACATCGATCACGGCAAGTCCACCCTTGCCGACCGCATGCTCGAGATCTGCGGTGCGGTCGAGAAGCGAGAGATGCGGGCCCAGTACCTCGATTCGATGGACATCGAGCGTGAGCGCGGCATCACGATCAAGTTGCAGAGCGTGCGTCTCAACTACAAAGACCACATCATCAACCTGATCGACACCCCGGGTCACGTCGACTTCGGCTACGAAGTCAGCCGGTCACTGGTGGCATGCGAGGGTGTGATCCTCGTGGTCGACGCGGCCCAGGGCATCGAGGCCCAGACGCTGGCCAACACCTACCTCGCCCTCGAGAACGATCTCGAGATCGTTCCGGTCCTCAACAAGATCGACCTGCCCGCCGCCGAGCCCGAGCGCTACGCCGCCGAGATCGAGAAGATCCTGGGCTTCCCGGCCGAAGACGTCCTGCAGATGTCGGCCAAGACCGGCCAGGGCGTCGAAGCCCTGCTCGACGCCATCCTCGAACGGATCCCGCCGCCCTCGGGCGACGAGAATGCACCGCTCCAGGCCTTGATCTTCGACTCGCACTTCGATACCTACCGCGGTGTGGTCTCCAGCGTCCGAGTCGTCAACGGCAAGCTCCGCACCGGCGACAAGCTCCGATTCATGCAGGCCGGTTCCAGCTACGACGCCGACGAGGTCGGCGTCCGTCTCCCGGTGAGCAAGCCGGTGAAGGAGCTCGGCCCGGGCGAGGTGGGCTACCTCATCGCCGGCATCAAAGACGTTCGCGAAGCCCGCTCCGGTGAGACCATCACCACCTTCCACGACGGCGCCCCCGAACCGCTCGAGGGCTACCGCGAACCCCAGCCGATGGTCTTCTGTGGTCTCTACCCGGTCGACGGCGACGACTACGACAGCTTCCGCGACGCCCTCGACAAGCTCCGACTCGACGACGGTAGCTTCACCTTCGACCCCGAGACCTCCACCGCACTGGGCTTCGGTTTCCGCTGCGGGTTCCTCGGCCTCTTGCACATGGAGATCGTGCGGGAACGACTCGAGCGGGAGTTCGGTCTCAACCTCATCGCCACCTCGCCGTCGGTGTCCTACCAGATCACGATGCTCGACGGTCAGGAGCGGTTCATCGACAACCCATCGGTCCTGCCGCCCTCTGGCGACTGGAAGCAGATCACCGAGCCCTACCTGCGGGCCTCGATGATCACGCCGAAGGAGTACACCGGCACGCTCATGGAGCTGTGCCAGTCGCGTCGGGGCCGGCTCGAACGCATGGAGTACCTCTCGCCGGAGCGACTCGAGATCGTCTACACCCTTCCCCTCGCCGAGGTGGTGGTCGACTTCTTCGACCAGCTCAAGAGCCGCACCCAGGGCTACGCCAGCCTCGACTACGAACCGGTCGACTACGAACCCGGCGACCTGGTCCGCGTTGACATCCTCTTCAACGGTGAACAGGTCGATGCCTTCTCGACCATCGTCCACCGCGACTCGGCCTACGACTACGGCAAGAACATCACCGAGAAGCTGAAGGAGATCATTCCCCGTCAGCAGTTCGACGTGCCGATCCAGGCCGCCATCGGCGGACGCATCATCGCCCGGGCCACGGTCAAGGCCTACCGCAAGGACGTCACCGCCAAGCTCTACGGCGGCGACGTCACCCGGAAGAACAAGCTGCTCAACAAGCAGAAGGAAGGCAAGAAGCGAATGAAGTCGATCGGCCGGGTCGACATCCCGCCCGACACCTTCATCCGAGCCCTTCGCCTCGACGATTGA